The Posidoniimonas polymericola genome includes the window GGCGTCACCTGGCTCACCGCCTGGGACCTCAAGAAGCAGTAGTGGTGGGGGCGCAGTGGTGGTGGGACGTCGTGCAATAGCCACGCACCCCCTGGCCGAAACGTATTGAGGTGTTGGTCGCCGTGGTGGCCTCCGGCGCCTGCTCTTCTCTCTCATCAACCGTGGGTTCGCCGTGGACTACTTCGTTGAGAACACCGCGCCCATCTGGGTGCTGGGGGCCCTGCTGCTGACGATGACCGGCATCGCCTACGTGCACACCCGCCGGTTCGAGGCCCTGCTGGCGATGGTCGCCGCGGTCGCGTTGACCGCCGTCGGCCTGATTGCCGAGCAGTTGATCGTTACCCCGCGTGAGGAGGTCCAGGCGACCCTCGCCGAGCTGCTCGAGCGGGTCGAAGCCAACGACCTGCAGGGCGTGCTCACGATGGTCGCCCCGACGGCAGACGACCTCTCCTCCGACGCGCAGGCGCTGATGCCGCTGTTCGACGTGCACAAGGCGCGGGCGACCGGCGAGGTCGAGGTCCAAATCAACAACGACGTCAACCCGCCCGAGGCGGTCGCCACGTTCCGCTTCTTTGCCGATGTCTCGCTGTACTTCAATCGCGACGGCGACCGCTGGGTCATCAATGCCTACTCGACCACCAAGGACTGGCGCCGCGACGCGGCCCGGCTGTAGTGCCGCCGCGTTAGCCTCAACCTAGTTGCCGCCCCGCGGGCTGTGGTCGTACTCCCGCAGGTGGTCATGGAACGTCGGCCGGTTCGGGTTCTCTGGGAAGCCGGGCCGGTAGATCGGCGGCCCGTACGCGGGCGGCCCGTAGACCGGCGGGTAGTACCCCGTGGGGCCGCCGTAGCCGCCCCCATATCCGGGGTAGCCGTAGCCAGGGTAGCCGCCCCCGTAGCCAGGACCATACCCGCCGCCGTAGGGCGCCGGCTGGGCCCGATAGTAGCTGCCGGTCAGGTAGGACTGCCGCCAGGCGTCGTGGAAGCGTTCCCATTGGGCGTCGAGCCCGCCGCGGTCGTTGCCGTAGCTCTGCACCTCGTAGGTCGTGTCGACCGAGCCGTTGCCGCCCCGCAGCGTGGTGTGGCTGCGGTGGTACCGGCTGGTGACCAGCCGCGGGTCGTCCAGCGGCTCGACCGGGTCGTGCCGCTGGTACTGGGCCACCCGGGCGCCGGTGTGGGGGTCGTGCGTGTAGGTGCTCGGCTGGAAGACCCAGCTAGAGGCCCCCGCCGCCGCGGTCGCAAGGACCGACGCGTGGACCGTAGCCATCGCCAGCGTCGTCAGGCAGGCCGACCAGGTTTTGGCCCAGTCGGAGGCAGTGAGGAGAATCATAGGAGCACGTCGGGGGAAGAGCAGACTAGCGTCGAGCCTCCGGCTCGTCTCCTGGGGAGAGGGTAGGGAGATTCCGTTCGGTGTGGTCTCGGGGAGCAGGTGTCGGGAGTCAAAAACGGGGACCGGCTCGAGGCAAGTGGCGGGCGGGAAGCTTAGCTGACGCGTGGTTGCTTCGTGCCTGTCCCCTTTTTTGACGTGCCCCTTGGTCGCGTGTTGCGTGTGTGGTCCGCTCGAAAAGGGGACAGGCACGCGACCGCAGTTACGCTTCGCCCGCGATCGCTGTGTGTTGTGCGATCGCGAGCCAGTCCCCATTTCCAGCTCGTTGCTAACCTTCTAGCGTAATCACTCAAACGTCGGTTTGCCTTCGGGATCCACCGGGCTTTCCTCGACCGGCGTCGGCGACGCGTCCGGTTTCGGCCGCTTGAGTACCTCGTGGGTTTCGGCGTCGTACCAGACCTCGTACGGCTCCTTGAGCTTCGGGATCGACATGTTCCAGCTCTTAATAAGCTCCAAGAACTCCTCGTGGCTCTTTGGGTAGCCCTGGGCCTCGCCGTGGATCTTCAGGTTGTACTTAATCTCCATGTCCATTTCCTTGATGTTCTTTGCCATCAAGGCCGACTGCGAAATGATGCGGCCGCCCGACACGTCTTCCTTCTTCTCGACCCGCCAGTAGTCCTCGCGGGTGATCGGCGTCGGGCCCTCGGCCAGCTTGGCCTCCCAGGCGGCCTGCTCGTCGGCGGCCGCCTGCTGCTTGTCCTGCTGGACACGCTTCACGTCAACGGGCTCGCCGCAGCCAGACATCCAGAGCAGGGTAAACGCGGCCGCCGCCAGGGCGGTCATGCGGACAACGCGATCCATTTTGGGCCTCGGTTCTTGATCGTTGGGTTGGTGATCGTTAATGGGGGGCCTCATAAGGTGCTCGGTCACAGGTGACTGTCGTGTGTCGGTTAGTCGCCGCTCAGGTCGAACTCCCACCCACGCATCTTCTCGAGCTGGTCGTGCTCAGTGCGGTCGTAGCTCAGGGGGGTTAGCGTCAGGCAGCCGTTGCGGATGCCGGCCAGGTCGGAGTCCTCTGTCGGGCCTGGGACCGGCAGCGAGCCGGTGGCCCAGTAGTAGTGGCGGTTCTTGGGGTCGAGCCGGGCCTCGAACTCCGCGGCCCAGGGGTACGTGTTCATGCCAGTGAATCGCAACTCGGGCGCCGGAGCCCCCCCAGACGCTGAATTCCCCGGAGAATCGAGCGTTGCCGTGGTCGGGATGTTGAGGTTGTACAACAGGTGGTCGGCCCACGCGTTGCGTTCGTGCATCACGCGGATCACCCGCGTCGCCAGCCTAGCGGCGGGGTGGAAGCGGGCGTGCTCGTCGTACTCCAGGCTCACCGCGAGCGACGGCACGCCGTTCATCGCGGCCTCGGTGGCGGCGGCCACCGTGCCCGAGTACAGCACGTTCACCCCCACGTTCAGCCCGCCGTTGATGCCGCTCACCACCAGGTCGGGGGTCCACGGGCAGAGCTTGCCGATCGCCAGCTTCACGCAATCGGCCGGGCTCCCCTCGACCCCCCAGCCGAGCCGCGCGTCGCCCTCCGGGCCATACGAGTACACCTCCTTGGCCATCAGCGGCGTCAGGAACGTGATGCTGTGCCCGACCCCTGATTGCTCGATTGCCGGCGCCACGACGCAGACCTCGTCGCCCTGCTGTTCGAGGGCGGCCCGCATGGCGGCCATCCCGGGGGCGTAGATGCCGTCGTCGTTGGTCAGCAGGATCTTCATGGCGGGCTCGGCGTGGTGCTTCCGTTCGCGGTGATTCCGTTCAAAGGCGCATGATAACGCGCGCCGGCGGCCGGCGACACGATCCCACCATCCACGCGCGTAAAGTCCGATTATCTCAACGGAGGGGACAAAACCCCAGCCGCGATTCCCCCGCGCACCGCGTAACCCGTTGCCTGGCAGGAGTTACGCGCGGGGGCTCGTGTTCCGCAGTGGGGGTTTTGTCCGCCGATACTTCCAACCAACGCCGCCGTGCCGAGTTGCTCGTAGCCCCCGGCTCCGCCGGGCGATTGCCCCGGAGCAACGCCGACCACAGGTTCCATCCCCCGGCAGAGCGGGGGCTACGAGCTGTCCGGGGGGGTATCGCCCCCGCCCACAACACAACGCTGTACAGCGCACGCGACCACAACCCCACGGCTTCCGCCGAGGGCTGCTGGGTCGATCG containing:
- the surE gene encoding 5'/3'-nucleotidase SurE; the encoded protein is MKILLTNDDGIYAPGMAAMRAALEQQGDEVCVVAPAIEQSGVGHSITFLTPLMAKEVYSYGPEGDARLGWGVEGSPADCVKLAIGKLCPWTPDLVVSGINGGLNVGVNVLYSGTVAAATEAAMNGVPSLAVSLEYDEHARFHPAARLATRVIRVMHERNAWADHLLYNLNIPTTATLDSPGNSASGGAPAPELRFTGMNTYPWAAEFEARLDPKNRHYYWATGSLPVPGPTEDSDLAGIRNGCLTLTPLSYDRTEHDQLEKMRGWEFDLSGD